A DNA window from Akkermansiaceae bacterium contains the following coding sequences:
- a CDS encoding site-specific DNA-methyltransferase translates to MNLIGGDCLEVMHGLATGSMDLVVTSPPYNLGIGYNTFKDTAPRDEFLSWCREWAAEVRRVMADDASFFLNIGAAPANPLLPHQLILSLTEGADPLFVLQNTFHWIKSITVTTRAGESISAGHFKPINSKRYVNDCHEYVFHLTKGGDIPLDRRGAGVPYQDKSNIARWGHTGGEDKRCRGNTWFIPYDTINSRDKDRPHPATFPVALVEQCIRLHGKGAATRMLDPFLGIGTSAVAAARQGIAAFTGIELDADYLQVARERLEGEKDFLFPPAGNA, encoded by the coding sequence ATGAATCTGATCGGAGGGGACTGTCTCGAAGTCATGCACGGCTTGGCCACCGGGAGCATGGATCTCGTCGTCACGTCCCCGCCCTACAATCTCGGGATCGGCTACAACACGTTCAAGGACACCGCGCCGAGGGATGAGTTCCTGTCGTGGTGCCGGGAGTGGGCGGCGGAGGTACGCCGGGTCATGGCGGACGACGCTTCCTTTTTCCTCAACATCGGCGCGGCTCCGGCGAATCCCCTGCTACCCCACCAACTGATCCTTTCCCTGACGGAGGGGGCGGATCCGCTTTTCGTGCTCCAGAACACGTTCCACTGGATCAAGTCCATCACGGTGACCACGCGTGCCGGGGAGTCCATCAGCGCCGGGCATTTCAAGCCGATCAATTCCAAGCGCTACGTGAACGATTGCCACGAGTATGTCTTCCACCTGACGAAAGGAGGCGACATACCGCTCGACCGCAGGGGTGCGGGTGTCCCCTACCAGGACAAATCGAACATCGCCCGCTGGGGCCACACTGGCGGTGAAGACAAGCGGTGCCGTGGCAACACTTGGTTCATCCCCTACGATACCATCAACTCCCGGGACAAGGACCGCCCCCACCCGGCCACCTTCCCGGTCGCGCTGGTGGAGCAATGCATCCGCCTCCATGGCAAGGGAGCCGCCACCCGCATGCTGGATCCGTTCCTCGGCATCGGCACCAGTGCGGTTGCGGCAGCCAGGCAAGGGATCGCCGCATTCACAGGCATCGAGCTGGACGCCGACTATCTCCAGGTCGCGCGTGAACGGCTGGAAGGAGAAAAAGATTTCCTCTTCCCTCCGGCTGGCAATGCCTGA
- a CDS encoding ATP-dependent Clp protease proteolytic subunit, producing the protein MKLPTTCVLVGLSLSAFGHAKEASAGPSAPGAAVPPAVPAEPVATPPAPPAPKPAPSPSSETEALSTKNKLEAERLTAETNKLRAEITRLKMERELITERLALDAAKKAEAELKGDADKEKLTKEGEIAKLRADKLTNDLKSLQTEAMLELTKLQNDISLIETTEKRAKFADAKPVYLEKPLRDDGVLVISDRRIPLNGMIVPATADYITSRIDYWNNKDKKLPIFIVIDDCPGGSVMAGYRILKSMEASEAPIHVVVKSFAASMAACITTLAEESYCYPNSLILHHQISSQLMFARLNLTQQKEFYQDSQRWWERLASPVAAKMGISTDDFIKKMYEKASGGDWSEFGDKAQELKWVNHILTGIEETSLNKDPDTTEKPKPAAAPAAFEETVDADGKPCMFLPRLNPKDVYFLYNPDGYYRVR; encoded by the coding sequence ATGAAACTTCCCACCACCTGCGTTCTCGTCGGATTGTCCCTCTCCGCCTTCGGTCATGCGAAGGAAGCATCCGCCGGTCCTTCCGCCCCGGGAGCCGCCGTGCCGCCTGCCGTTCCGGCTGAACCTGTGGCGACACCACCGGCTCCTCCCGCGCCGAAACCGGCACCCAGCCCGTCATCCGAAACGGAGGCCCTTTCGACGAAAAACAAGCTGGAGGCGGAACGCCTCACCGCGGAAACCAACAAGCTGCGTGCCGAGATCACCCGCCTGAAAATGGAGCGGGAACTCATCACCGAGCGGCTCGCGCTGGACGCCGCCAAAAAGGCCGAGGCCGAACTGAAGGGTGATGCGGACAAGGAGAAACTCACCAAGGAAGGTGAAATCGCCAAGCTCAGGGCGGACAAGCTCACCAACGACCTCAAGTCCCTCCAGACGGAGGCCATGCTGGAGCTGACCAAGCTCCAGAACGACATCTCGCTCATCGAGACCACGGAAAAGCGGGCGAAGTTCGCCGATGCGAAGCCGGTGTATCTGGAGAAGCCGCTGCGTGACGACGGGGTGCTGGTCATTTCCGACCGGCGCATCCCTCTCAACGGGATGATCGTCCCGGCCACCGCGGACTACATCACCAGCCGGATCGACTACTGGAACAACAAGGACAAGAAACTGCCGATCTTCATCGTCATCGACGACTGCCCCGGCGGTTCGGTCATGGCCGGCTACCGCATCCTGAAGTCGATGGAAGCCAGCGAGGCTCCCATCCACGTGGTGGTGAAATCCTTCGCCGCCTCCATGGCCGCGTGCATCACCACGCTGGCGGAGGAATCCTACTGTTATCCGAATTCCCTCATCCTCCACCACCAGATCTCCTCGCAGCTCATGTTCGCGAGGTTGAATCTCACCCAGCAGAAGGAATTCTACCAGGACAGCCAGCGCTGGTGGGAACGCCTGGCCAGCCCGGTCGCGGCAAAGATGGGAATCTCAACGGATGACTTCATCAAGAAGATGTATGAAAAGGCTTCCGGCGGCGATTGGAGCGAATTCGGGGACAAGGCACAGGAGCTGAAGTGGGTGAACCACATCCTGACCGGCATCGAGGAAACCTCGCTCAACAAGGATCCGGATACGACGGAGAAGCCGAAGCCAGCGGCGGCTCCGGCGGCGTTTGAGGAAACGGTGGATGCCGACGGCAAGCCCTGCATGTTCCTCCCGCGCCTCAACCCGAAGGACGTCTATTTCCTCTACAATCCCGACGGCTACTACCGGGTCAGGTAA
- a CDS encoding Lrp/AsnC family transcriptional regulator: MHTIPTEHSDPVNARILAISEDLIAGFHRHPFHVIAEKSGVDLPTVIERIRAMLEAGVVRRVRQTLLSTKLAHGALVAWKVPEEKLNAAFDFMSKEDPFSGHVVIRSTDTEVSGSGYRLWTTLKVPVGESLEFHADALKRLTGATEYLLMPANGVFALGVGHVRRRELEPGDKAEEPAVMMTTVPVELTPEEWNVLLCLKEELTPDEVVYDPWIGRAEKAGVSIERFCEVAETLNAKKVIGRFSTFLEHVKPSSTGERVTRFNGLFHWAVPKGREIEAGAEVGRHFCMTHCYWREGGPQFGDVNIMGVVHGTEKPRVLEHKAAIDRHLESIGIPVSYTNVFWGGRSEIKPSEISPQVFADWHRKHAAE, encoded by the coding sequence ATGCATACCATTCCCACCGAACACTCCGATCCCGTGAACGCGCGGATCCTCGCCATTTCCGAGGATCTCATCGCCGGTTTCCACCGCCATCCTTTCCATGTCATCGCGGAGAAATCCGGAGTCGATCTGCCCACGGTCATCGAGCGCATCCGCGCCATGCTGGAAGCGGGCGTTGTCCGCCGAGTGCGCCAGACGCTGCTTTCGACCAAGCTGGCCCACGGTGCCCTCGTCGCCTGGAAGGTGCCGGAGGAAAAGCTGAACGCTGCCTTTGATTTCATGTCGAAGGAGGATCCTTTTTCCGGCCATGTGGTGATCCGCTCAACGGACACAGAGGTTTCCGGTTCCGGCTACCGCCTGTGGACGACGCTCAAAGTGCCTGTGGGCGAATCGCTGGAGTTCCATGCGGACGCGCTCAAGCGCCTGACCGGGGCCACCGAATATCTGCTGATGCCCGCGAACGGCGTCTTCGCCCTCGGGGTGGGACACGTCCGCCGCAGGGAGCTGGAGCCGGGCGACAAGGCGGAGGAGCCTGCGGTCATGATGACCACCGTGCCGGTGGAACTCACGCCGGAAGAATGGAACGTCCTGCTGTGCCTCAAGGAAGAACTCACCCCGGACGAGGTCGTCTATGATCCATGGATCGGCCGGGCGGAGAAAGCCGGTGTTTCCATCGAGCGGTTCTGCGAGGTGGCGGAGACGCTGAACGCGAAGAAGGTCATCGGCCGGTTCTCCACCTTTCTGGAGCACGTGAAACCCTCCTCCACCGGCGAACGGGTCACCCGCTTCAACGGGCTGTTCCACTGGGCGGTGCCGAAGGGCCGTGAGATCGAGGCAGGGGCCGAGGTCGGCCGCCACTTCTGCATGACCCACTGCTACTGGCGGGAAGGCGGGCCGCAGTTCGGCGACGTGAACATCATGGGGGTGGTGCATGGCACCGAAAAGCCGCGCGTGCTGGAGCACAAGGCGGCGATCGACCGCCATCTGGAGTCCATCGGCATCCCCGTTTCCTACACCAACGTCTTCTGGGGCGGGCGCTCCGAGATCAAGCCATCCGAGATCTCCCCGCAGGTCTTCGCGGACTGGCACCGGAAGCATGCCGCGGAGTGA
- the tatC gene encoding twin-arginine translocase subunit TatC, with amino-acid sequence MFLLKKVFQLRDHVNPDNEKPFLDHLEDLRVTVFRIAITLILSMVLCFAFQKHLMEILQRPIYKVLDDTAKEQLANPPIPLTPDRWEAAKAAEHAAGSLPTGEREIFLRHLKDPDLELHARIAALQRAALTLPEEKRDAFLNEVTPEQKVREQVKFLIERKVQPEVSVRGDLRMMSTLKPTESFMLSMKLAFFAGIIVAFPLLLTFILQFILPGLHQNEKKVLWPALAVAFGLFLSGVCFAYFVVLQKALEFFYQYSLSLGVANEWRIGEYISFATTFTLLFGVAFELPVVVMVIVKLGLLSYGTMKKTRSYAIVGIMVLAAVLTPTPDIITLSLMALPMYVLYEICIFLAWLLERKEKKAEEAEAKERMERLLRDYEEHEDIRTAHNDEHADHGDDGWKAEETPDHDPYHDYHSQYHDETPDTAEPPEIEELKEDPDLSDEPVDPAAGPPDSIPEEEERRRNQD; translated from the coding sequence ATGTTTTTGCTCAAAAAGGTCTTCCAACTCCGGGATCACGTGAATCCGGACAATGAAAAGCCGTTCCTTGACCACCTCGAGGACCTGCGCGTCACGGTGTTCCGGATCGCCATTACCCTGATTCTTTCCATGGTCTTGTGCTTCGCGTTCCAGAAGCATCTCATGGAGATCCTCCAGCGGCCGATCTACAAGGTGCTGGATGATACGGCGAAGGAGCAGCTCGCCAATCCACCGATCCCCCTCACCCCGGACCGCTGGGAAGCGGCGAAGGCGGCGGAGCATGCCGCGGGCAGCCTGCCTACCGGAGAACGGGAGATTTTCCTGCGCCACCTGAAGGACCCGGATCTGGAGCTGCATGCCCGCATCGCCGCCCTCCAGCGGGCTGCTCTCACGCTTCCGGAAGAGAAACGGGATGCATTCCTCAATGAAGTCACCCCGGAGCAGAAGGTGCGGGAGCAGGTGAAATTCCTCATCGAACGCAAGGTCCAGCCGGAGGTGTCCGTGCGCGGGGACCTGCGGATGATGTCCACCCTGAAACCCACGGAATCCTTCATGCTGTCCATGAAACTGGCGTTCTTCGCCGGTATCATCGTTGCGTTCCCGCTGTTGCTGACCTTCATCCTCCAGTTCATCCTGCCCGGCCTGCACCAGAATGAGAAAAAGGTGCTGTGGCCCGCGCTGGCGGTCGCGTTCGGGTTGTTCCTTTCCGGCGTTTGTTTCGCCTACTTCGTGGTGCTTCAGAAGGCGCTGGAGTTCTTCTACCAGTATAGCCTCTCGCTGGGTGTCGCGAACGAATGGCGGATCGGCGAATACATCTCCTTCGCCACCACGTTCACCCTGTTGTTCGGGGTCGCGTTCGAGCTGCCGGTCGTCGTCATGGTCATCGTGAAGCTGGGGCTGCTCAGCTACGGCACGATGAAGAAGACCCGCAGCTACGCCATCGTCGGCATCATGGTGCTGGCCGCCGTCCTCACCCCCACGCCGGACATCATCACGCTCTCGCTCATGGCCCTGCCGATGTATGTCCTCTATGAGATCTGCATTTTCCTGGCCTGGCTGCTGGAACGGAAGGAGAAGAAGGCCGAGGAAGCGGAGGCGAAGGAGCGCATGGAACGCCTGCTCCGTGACTACGAGGAGCATGAAGACATCCGCACCGCCCATAATGACGAGCACGCGGACCACGGTGACGACGGCTGGAAGGCGGAGGAAACTCCTGATCACGATCCCTACCACGACTATCACAGCCAGTATCACGACGAGACTCCGGACACCGCCGAACCGCCGGAGATCGAGGAACTCAAGGAAGATCCCGACCTTTCCGATGAACCTGTCGATCCCGCGGCGGGGCCGCCCGACAGCATTCCGGAGGAAGAGGAACGCCGCCGCAACCAGGACTGA
- a CDS encoding GNAT family N-acetyltransferase, with translation MPERRHAFPAWQRGIRRLRLAFDTWYPWDLKKVGGKVRALKFRPLEMDDIDWCLKLYARNERCGVPESGRVLYEDYLESRDHRILIAEDSSGRVGTFGIHMADETTGYISYLLVDPGAQRSGVGTTMVLAAAVLLGVDEREKYLMLTAFDTALPFYIRLAFARILTEKHEGRPLHHLAHGPMPPMLIADYIEILRRGGVDPGDLKLRIPFSKTPALPGSLDTEEQLPY, from the coding sequence ATGCCTGAGCGCAGGCATGCCTTTCCCGCGTGGCAGCGCGGCATCCGCCGCCTGCGGCTGGCCTTCGATACCTGGTATCCATGGGATCTGAAGAAAGTCGGGGGAAAGGTTCGCGCGCTGAAGTTCCGGCCGCTGGAGATGGATGACATCGACTGGTGCCTGAAACTCTACGCGAGGAACGAGCGCTGCGGGGTACCGGAGAGCGGCCGCGTGCTTTATGAGGATTACCTGGAGTCGAGGGATCACCGCATCCTGATCGCGGAGGATTCCAGCGGCAGGGTGGGCACCTTCGGCATCCACATGGCGGATGAAACCACCGGCTACATCTCCTACCTGCTGGTGGATCCCGGTGCCCAGCGGTCAGGCGTGGGGACGACCATGGTACTGGCCGCCGCGGTCTTGCTGGGGGTGGATGAACGGGAGAAATATCTCATGCTCACGGCGTTCGACACCGCGCTTCCGTTTTACATACGTCTGGCCTTCGCCCGCATCCTGACGGAAAAGCACGAAGGAAGGCCGCTGCACCACCTCGCCCATGGGCCGATGCCGCCCATGCTGATCGCGGACTACATCGAAATCCTCCGCCGTGGCGGCGTGGATCCCGGGGATCTAAAGCTGCGAATCCCTTTTTCCAAAACGCCCGCCCTGCCGGGAAGCTTGGACACGGAGGAGCAACTGCCCTATTGA
- the dapA gene encoding 4-hydroxy-tetrahydrodipicolinate synthase, giving the protein MSFSGTYTALITPFRDGGIDVPAFQALIERQIAAKVTGIVPVGTTGESPTLDTEEHIEVIRLAVEFAAGRCEVVAGTGANATAEAIELTEAAEKLGATGTLQVCPYYNKPSQEGLYQHFRAIAESTELPIMLYSVPGRSSIEIAPETAARLAADCPTVVAIKEAGGSVDRVNQLVQALPEGFGILSGDDPLTLPFFAAGANGLVSVAANLVPEVIVSLVDACLAGNFPEALALQKKYYPLMRGLMSIDVNPVPIKSAVALQGHCSDEFRLPLVGLNSSGTEQLTALLKSYNLL; this is encoded by the coding sequence ATGAGCTTTTCCGGCACCTACACCGCCCTGATCACCCCGTTCCGCGACGGCGGGATCGATGTCCCCGCTTTCCAAGCCCTGATTGAAAGACAGATCGCCGCGAAAGTCACCGGCATCGTCCCGGTCGGCACCACGGGCGAATCCCCTACCCTCGATACGGAGGAACACATCGAGGTGATCCGCCTCGCCGTGGAATTCGCCGCCGGCCGCTGCGAAGTCGTCGCCGGCACCGGCGCGAACGCCACCGCCGAAGCCATCGAGCTTACGGAAGCCGCCGAGAAGCTGGGAGCAACCGGCACGCTCCAAGTCTGCCCCTACTACAACAAGCCCTCCCAAGAAGGCCTCTACCAGCACTTCCGCGCCATCGCAGAGTCCACGGAACTGCCGATCATGCTCTACAGCGTGCCCGGCCGCTCCAGCATCGAGATTGCCCCGGAGACGGCGGCCCGCCTCGCCGCGGACTGCCCGACCGTCGTCGCCATCAAGGAGGCGGGTGGATCGGTTGACCGCGTGAACCAGCTCGTCCAGGCGCTGCCGGAAGGATTTGGCATCCTCAGCGGGGATGATCCGCTCACCCTCCCCTTCTTCGCCGCCGGTGCGAACGGCCTCGTTTCCGTCGCCGCGAACCTCGTGCCCGAGGTGATCGTCAGCCTCGTGGACGCCTGCCTTGCAGGGAACTTCCCCGAAGCGCTCGCGCTTCAGAAGAAGTATTACCCGCTGATGCGCGGCCTGATGTCCATCGACGTCAACCCGGTGCCGATCAAGTCCGCCGTCGCCTTGCAGGGCCACTGCTCGGACGAGTTCCGCCTGCCGCTCGTCGGACTCAACTCCTCCGGCACGGAGCAGCTCACCGCGCTCCTCAAGTCCTACAACCTCCTCTGA
- a CDS encoding alanine--glyoxylate aminotransferase family protein, with amino-acid sequence MPTPKLFSPGPIDVSKETFEAMSHTMIGHRGSDFEALYASLQPGLQEIFGTKRPVFLSTSSAWGVMEGALRNLARKKVLCLCCGAFSDKWLDVAKKCGYEADSVQVGWGETFDPEAVRAKLAEGGFDTVTFIHSETSTGVLNDLPAIAKVVKSFPDTMLIVDTVSSLSTVDVDMDANGVDVMLAGVQKALALPPGLAVFAVSEAAMERAKGTPNRGYYFDFVEFAKNAAVNNTPSTPAISVLYGLQYILGEITKETFAARKARHAKTNTMIHAWGARHGFEHFAPEGYRSTALTCFKTPEGFDQSGFIKNLKTKHNFLINGGYGKVKGLTFRISNMGNETEATMQELIDAMDDVLGG; translated from the coding sequence ATGCCAACGCCCAAACTCTTCAGTCCAGGCCCCATCGACGTTTCGAAGGAAACCTTCGAGGCGATGTCCCACACCATGATCGGCCACCGCGGCTCTGATTTCGAGGCTCTCTACGCCTCCCTCCAGCCCGGTCTCCAGGAGATCTTCGGGACGAAGCGCCCTGTCTTCCTTTCCACCTCCTCCGCCTGGGGCGTGATGGAAGGTGCCCTGCGCAACCTGGCCCGCAAGAAGGTGCTCTGCCTCTGCTGCGGCGCGTTCTCCGACAAGTGGCTGGATGTCGCCAAGAAGTGCGGCTATGAGGCCGATTCCGTCCAGGTCGGCTGGGGTGAAACCTTCGATCCGGAAGCCGTCCGCGCCAAGCTGGCGGAAGGTGGCTTCGACACCGTGACCTTCATCCACTCGGAAACCTCCACCGGCGTCCTCAACGACCTGCCCGCCATCGCCAAGGTGGTGAAGTCCTTCCCGGACACGATGCTCATCGTGGACACCGTTTCCTCCCTCTCCACGGTGGACGTGGACATGGATGCGAATGGCGTGGATGTGATGCTCGCGGGCGTCCAGAAGGCGCTGGCGCTGCCTCCGGGACTCGCCGTCTTCGCCGTTTCCGAAGCCGCCATGGAGCGCGCCAAGGGCACCCCGAACCGTGGCTACTACTTCGACTTCGTCGAGTTCGCGAAGAACGCCGCGGTGAACAACACGCCGTCCACCCCGGCCATCTCCGTCCTTTACGGCCTGCAATACATCCTCGGTGAGATCACCAAGGAAACCTTCGCCGCCCGCAAGGCACGTCATGCGAAGACGAACACGATGATCCACGCGTGGGGTGCCAGGCACGGCTTCGAGCACTTCGCGCCGGAAGGCTACCGCTCCACCGCCCTCACCTGCTTCAAGACTCCGGAAGGCTTCGACCAGTCCGGGTTCATCAAGAACCTGAAGACGAAGCACAACTTCCTCATCAACGGCGGCTACGGCAAAGTGAAGGGCCTCACCTTCCGCATCTCCAACATGGGCAACGAAACCGAAGCGACGATGCAGGAACTCATCGACGCGATGGATGACGTGCTGGGCGGCTGA
- the pyk gene encoding pyruvate kinase: MPRKTKLTVTLGPATESEEMIGKLIDLGVNVFRLNMSHAKHEWASEMSRRVRRQSDERGVHISVLFDLTGPSIRTGTVETPYELKEGDIVEFREENTVPQLPISTTVNYPGLMADVKQGNTLVVDNGVLLMRIDKVEKDRIHCYVKTPGTMGSRRHINLPGVRLNLPALTEKDHKDLALAVACKADYIAGSFVRDSSHVRELREAMEALEGEAQIVAKIEDQEAVKNIDAIIHAADVIMVARGDLGVEVDFEELPILQRRIVKRCHELGTRVIVATQMLESMISNPTPTRAEVTDVSNAAYEEADSLMLSGETSVGRYPERCVEAMVRISSRIERSGGLGYGQNVLLRDERQKVARAAVTLADSLPDGRLVVLTRRGVLANHVALLRPKTAHFYAFTPKPIVCRQLSLTRGITAYQISFAVNIEETILAVTEHLKERGLVRPGTPMVIVSDILSNHFAANSILLHHA; encoded by the coding sequence ATGCCCCGCAAGACCAAGCTCACCGTTACCCTAGGCCCGGCCACAGAATCTGAAGAAATGATCGGGAAACTGATCGACCTCGGCGTGAACGTGTTCCGCCTGAACATGAGCCATGCCAAGCACGAGTGGGCCAGCGAGATGTCCAGGCGGGTGCGCCGCCAGTCCGACGAACGGGGCGTCCACATTTCCGTGCTGTTCGACCTGACCGGACCATCGATCCGGACCGGCACGGTGGAGACGCCGTATGAGCTAAAGGAAGGCGACATCGTGGAGTTCCGTGAGGAGAACACCGTTCCCCAACTGCCCATTTCCACCACGGTGAACTATCCCGGCCTGATGGCGGATGTGAAGCAGGGCAACACCCTGGTCGTGGACAACGGTGTGCTGCTGATGCGCATCGACAAAGTGGAGAAGGACCGCATCCACTGCTATGTGAAGACTCCCGGGACCATGGGATCCCGCCGCCACATCAACCTGCCCGGCGTGAGGCTCAACCTGCCCGCGCTGACCGAAAAGGATCACAAGGACCTGGCCCTGGCCGTCGCCTGCAAGGCGGACTACATCGCGGGTTCCTTCGTCCGCGACTCCTCCCACGTACGTGAACTGCGCGAAGCGATGGAAGCGCTGGAAGGCGAAGCGCAGATCGTCGCGAAGATCGAGGACCAGGAGGCGGTCAAAAACATTGACGCCATCATCCACGCGGCGGATGTCATCATGGTCGCCCGCGGTGATCTGGGTGTGGAGGTGGATTTCGAGGAACTGCCCATCCTGCAACGGCGGATCGTGAAGCGGTGCCATGAACTGGGCACCCGTGTGATCGTGGCCACCCAGATGTTGGAGTCCATGATCTCCAACCCGACGCCAACCCGGGCGGAAGTGACCGACGTTTCCAACGCGGCCTATGAGGAGGCGGACTCCCTGATGCTCTCCGGTGAAACATCCGTGGGCCGCTATCCGGAGCGCTGTGTGGAGGCGATGGTGCGCATTTCCTCCCGCATCGAAAGATCCGGCGGTCTGGGCTATGGCCAGAACGTCCTGCTGCGGGACGAGCGTCAGAAAGTCGCCCGCGCCGCCGTCACCCTGGCGGACTCGCTTCCGGACGGACGGTTGGTGGTGCTGACTCGCCGTGGCGTGCTGGCCAACCACGTCGCGCTGCTGCGCCCGAAAACCGCCCATTTCTACGCCTTCACGCCGAAACCCATCGTGTGCCGCCAGCTTTCGCTGACACGCGGCATCACCGCATACCAGATCTCCTTCGCGGTGAACATCGAGGAAACCATCCTCGCGGTCACGGAGCATCTGAAGGAACGCGGCCTGGTGCGTCCGGGCACGCCCATGGTCATCGTTTCGGACATTCTTTCCAATCACTTCGCCGCGAATTCCATCCTGCTCCATCATGCCTGA
- a CDS encoding CCA tRNA nucleotidyltransferase produces MSARESALHLARRLREAGHTALFAGGCVRDRQLGREPKDYDIATSATPGEVLRLFPGSNEVGAHFGVVIAKHDGHHVEIATFRTDGSYKDGRRPESVEFSTPEKDAERRDFTINGLFEDPETGEIIDYVGGMADLRSRCLRAIGNPSARFSEDALRLLRAIRFSTSLEFPIEEETHEAIRGNAGLLAKISPERIRDEFSRIITCPHRRQGVELLVESGLMEHIVPEVYALIGCDQPPEWHPEGDVYVHTLIMLEMLGPDAPLELCLSVLLHDIAKPPTRTVDEDTGRIRFNGHDASGAEMAADILTRLKYPNAVIDAVVPMVARHMQFMHVQKMRVAKLKRFMAEPTFPMEMELHRVDCGSSNGFTDNYDFLLEKETEFSAQPLIPPRLVTGQDLISRGMKPGPRFREVLEFIQTEQLEGRILDRESALNYLDGLPRETSV; encoded by the coding sequence ATGTCCGCACGGGAATCCGCCCTCCACCTGGCCCGCCGCCTCCGCGAAGCCGGTCACACCGCTCTTTTCGCGGGTGGATGCGTGCGCGACCGCCAGCTCGGTCGTGAACCAAAGGATTATGACATCGCCACTTCCGCGACTCCGGGGGAGGTTCTGCGGCTTTTTCCCGGATCCAACGAAGTGGGGGCCCATTTCGGTGTGGTGATCGCCAAACACGACGGCCACCACGTGGAGATCGCCACGTTCCGGACGGATGGTTCCTACAAGGACGGGCGGAGGCCGGAATCGGTGGAGTTCTCTACTCCCGAAAAGGACGCGGAGCGGAGGGACTTCACCATCAACGGCCTGTTCGAGGATCCGGAGACGGGCGAAATCATCGACTACGTGGGGGGAATGGCTGACCTCCGGTCCCGGTGCCTGCGGGCCATCGGGAATCCATCCGCACGCTTTTCAGAGGACGCGCTGCGCCTGCTGCGGGCGATCCGTTTTTCCACTTCATTGGAGTTCCCCATCGAGGAAGAGACGCACGAAGCCATCCGCGGGAATGCCGGGCTGCTGGCGAAGATCTCGCCGGAGCGCATCCGGGACGAATTTTCCCGGATCATCACCTGCCCGCACCGCCGGCAGGGCGTGGAGCTTCTGGTGGAGAGCGGACTGATGGAACACATCGTCCCGGAGGTTTATGCACTCATCGGCTGCGACCAGCCGCCGGAGTGGCACCCGGAGGGGGACGTGTATGTCCACACCCTCATCATGCTGGAGATGCTGGGGCCGGACGCACCGCTGGAGCTGTGCCTGTCCGTCCTGCTGCATGACATCGCCAAGCCACCGACCCGGACGGTGGATGAGGACACCGGACGCATCCGTTTCAACGGGCATGACGCATCGGGTGCTGAAATGGCCGCGGATATTCTCACCCGCTTGAAATATCCGAACGCGGTGATCGATGCTGTCGTGCCGATGGTGGCGCGGCACATGCAGTTCATGCACGTCCAGAAGATGAGGGTGGCCAAACTGAAAAGGTTCATGGCCGAGCCGACATTTCCGATGGAAATGGAGCTGCACCGTGTCGATTGCGGATCTTCCAACGGCTTCACCGACAACTACGACTTCCTCCTGGAAAAGGAGACGGAGTTTTCCGCGCAGCCGCTGATCCCCCCCCGCCTGGTGACCGGGCAGGATCTCATCTCCCGTGGGATGAAGCCCGGCCCGCGGTTCCGCGAAGTGCTGGAATTCATCCAGACCGAGCAACTCGAAGGACGAATCCTTGATCGTGAAAGCGCCCTGAACTATCTGGATGGGTTGCCGCGCGAAACTTCCGTCTGA